In Cicer arietinum cultivar CDC Frontier isolate Library 1 chromosome 7, Cicar.CDCFrontier_v2.0, whole genome shotgun sequence, a single window of DNA contains:
- the LOC101504750 gene encoding serine/threonine-protein kinase ATG1a isoform X1, producing the protein MDFGGPTVTRLVGDYILGPRIGSGSFAVVWLSRHRNSGLEVAIKEIDYTQLNPKVRDNLIKEISILSTIHHPNIVRLFQAIQTNDRIYLVLEYCGGGDLAAYIHRYGRVSESIARHFMRQLASGLQVLQEKNLIHRDLKPQNLLLATTSVTPLMKIGDFGFARSLTPLQLADTLCGSPYYMAPEIFMDQKYDAKADLWSVGAILYQLVVGRPPFDGNSQLQLFQNILASTELPFPPKILKELPSDCVDLCRSLLRRNPDERLTFKAFFNHNFLQEARLIGSIEQFHSRQSESSTINQLGGSAFEVSRAHFESFVDHPVIISSAVNETILLQRKAGKITDDTKNGKGSNPSIARDKPGKFIDTGTHLSNQPRVSHLMESIEKGYVLINSHFASLEDFSDYFEATTQDNDPSSGVSICPSKRANLEIEVGKQTKDLSTLSVDELDKFNSKELDTFVASCEFSTIMHPSNRLELLHRYVQVLGELSQEKNNTGLYLESLAVELVVLAIWKKALDICSTWLSPISEGELLRSSSVNESITSCADVSLSQTTEQKINFSDCPSISLWAKHGFIAAVDCAEKLSCRIQSMDGAVEMPDAMEIIFKQALLVGTNGAVDEYMNNKDKSAASYSKAMLLLSFIVGEAENLPLNPPFSLLADDQKRIVQYIRNMQFRKKSLSESSSKESHTLYSK; encoded by the exons ATGGATTTCGGAGGCCCCACCGTGACCCGATTGGTTGGTGATTACATATTGGGTCCTCGAATCGGGTCGGGTTCATTTGCAGTCGTGTGGCTTTCTCGTCATCGGAATTCGGGTTTGGAGGTTGCAATTAAGGAGATTGATTACACACAACTGAACCCCAAAGTTCGAGATAATCTCATCAAAGAGATTTCAATACTTAGTACTATTCATCACCCTAACATCGTTCGACTCTTCCAAGCCATCCAG ACAAATGACAGGATTTACCTTGTTTTGGAATATTGTGGTGGAGGGGACCTTGCTGCATACATCCATCGTTATGGGAGAGTTTCAGAATCCATTGCTCGCCATTTCATGAGGCAGTTAG CTTCCGGGTTGCAggtgcttcaagaaaagaaccTCATACATAGAGATTTAAAACCACAG AACTTACTGTTGGCAACTACTTCAGTTACACCACTTATGAAAATAGGAGATTTTGGTTTTGCAAG GTCTCTCACACCTCTGCAGTTGGCAGATACACTATGTGGTTCACCTTACTACATGGCTCCAGAGATATTTATGGATCAGAAGTATGATGCTAAG GCTGATTTATGGAGTGTTGGCGCAATATTGTATCAGCTAGTTGTTGGGAGGCCGCCGTTTGATGGAAATAGTCAATTGCAG ctttttcaaaatattttggcATCTACTGAACTTCCCTTTCCACCAAAGATATTAAAAGAGCTACCTTCTGATTGTGTGGATCTTTGCAGAAGCCTTTTACGTCGAAATCCAG ATGAGAGATTAACATTCAAGGCATTCTTCAATCACAATTTTCTACAAGAAGCCAG ATTGATCGGGAGTATTGAGCAGTTTCATTCACGTCAATCAGAAAGCTCAACCATTAATCAATTAGGTGGCTCTGCATTTGAGGTGTCTCGAGCACATTTCGAGTCATTTGTCGATCATCCAGTGATAATCAGTTCAGCTGTCAATGAGACCATCCTTTTGCAAAGAAAAGCTGGTAAGATCACAGATGACACTAAGAATGGTAAAGGATCAAATCCATCTATTGCACGCGATAAGCCAGGGAAGTTCATTGATACTGGTACTCATTTGTCAAACCAACCTCGAG TTTCTCATTTAATGGAGTCCATTGAGAAAGGTTATGTCCTCATCAATTCTCATTTTGCATCGTTGGAGGATTTCTCTGATTACTTCGAGGCAACCACACAAGATAATGACCCCTCAAGCGGGGTATCTATCTGCCCTTCAAAGAGGGCTAACCTAGAGATTGAAGTTGGAAAACAAACAAAGGATTTGTCCACTTTGTCCGTCGACGAGTTAGACAAATTTAATAGCAAAGAACTTGACACATTTGTGGCATCTTGTGAATTTTCTACCATAATGCATCCGTCAAACAGGTTAGAGTTGTTGCATCGGTACGTGCAAGTCCTTGGAGAACTTTCGCAAGAAAAG AATAACACAGGATTATATCTAGAATCGCTTGCGGTTGAGTTGGTGGTTTTGGCTATATGGAAGAAAGCTCTAGACATTTGTAGCACTTGGTTATCCCCTATTTCTGAGGGTGAGTTGCTTCGAAGCAGTTCGGTTAATGAGTCCATAACTTCCTGTGCAGACGTGAGCTTATCACAGACTACAGaacagaaaataaattttagtgacTGTCCTTCGATCTCCTTGTGGGCCAAACATGGATTTATCGCGGCAGTCGATTGCGCTGAGAAACTATCATGCCGTATTCAAAGCATGGATG GGGCAGTTGAGATGCCAGATGCAATGGAAATTATATTCAAACAAGCACTCTTAGTTGGGACAAATGGTGCT gtAGATGAGTATATGAATAACAAAGATAAGTCTGCTGCATCTTACTCAAAAGCAATGCTTTTACTATCATTTATTGTGGGAGAAGCAGAGAACCTTCCACTTAACCCTCCATTTTCGCTTCTTGCCGATGATCAGAAGCGAATCGTGCAATATAT
- the LOC101504750 gene encoding serine/threonine-protein kinase ATG1a isoform X2 produces the protein MDFGGPTVTRLVGDYILGPRIGSGSFAVVWLSRHRNSGLEVAIKEIDYTQLNPKVRDNLIKEISILSTIHHPNIVRLFQAIQTNDRIYLVLEYCGGGDLAAYIHRYGRVSESIARHFMRQLASGLQVLQEKNLIHRDLKPQNLLLATTSVTPLMKIGDFGFARSLTPLQLADTLCGSPYYMAPEIFMDQKYDAKADLWSVGAILYQLVVGRPPFDGNSQLQLFQNILASTELPFPPKILKELPSDCVDLCRSLLRRNPDERLTFKAFFNHNFLQEARLIGSIEQFHSRQSESSTINQLGGSAFEVSRAHFESFVDHPVIISSAVNETILLQRKAGKITDDTKNGKGSNPSIARDKPGKFIDTGTHLSNQPRVSHLMESIEKGYVLINSHFASLEDFSDYFEATTQDNDPSSGVSICPSKRANLEIEVGKQTKDLSTLSVDELDKFNSKELDTFVASCEFSTIMHPSNRLELLHRYVQVLGELSQEKNNTGLYLESLAVELVVLAIWKKALDICSTWLSPISEGELLRSSSVNESITSCADVSLSQTTEQKINFSDCPSISLWAKHGFIAAVDCAEKLSCRIQSMDGAVEMPDAMEIIFKQALLVGTNGAMSI, from the exons ATGGATTTCGGAGGCCCCACCGTGACCCGATTGGTTGGTGATTACATATTGGGTCCTCGAATCGGGTCGGGTTCATTTGCAGTCGTGTGGCTTTCTCGTCATCGGAATTCGGGTTTGGAGGTTGCAATTAAGGAGATTGATTACACACAACTGAACCCCAAAGTTCGAGATAATCTCATCAAAGAGATTTCAATACTTAGTACTATTCATCACCCTAACATCGTTCGACTCTTCCAAGCCATCCAG ACAAATGACAGGATTTACCTTGTTTTGGAATATTGTGGTGGAGGGGACCTTGCTGCATACATCCATCGTTATGGGAGAGTTTCAGAATCCATTGCTCGCCATTTCATGAGGCAGTTAG CTTCCGGGTTGCAggtgcttcaagaaaagaaccTCATACATAGAGATTTAAAACCACAG AACTTACTGTTGGCAACTACTTCAGTTACACCACTTATGAAAATAGGAGATTTTGGTTTTGCAAG GTCTCTCACACCTCTGCAGTTGGCAGATACACTATGTGGTTCACCTTACTACATGGCTCCAGAGATATTTATGGATCAGAAGTATGATGCTAAG GCTGATTTATGGAGTGTTGGCGCAATATTGTATCAGCTAGTTGTTGGGAGGCCGCCGTTTGATGGAAATAGTCAATTGCAG ctttttcaaaatattttggcATCTACTGAACTTCCCTTTCCACCAAAGATATTAAAAGAGCTACCTTCTGATTGTGTGGATCTTTGCAGAAGCCTTTTACGTCGAAATCCAG ATGAGAGATTAACATTCAAGGCATTCTTCAATCACAATTTTCTACAAGAAGCCAG ATTGATCGGGAGTATTGAGCAGTTTCATTCACGTCAATCAGAAAGCTCAACCATTAATCAATTAGGTGGCTCTGCATTTGAGGTGTCTCGAGCACATTTCGAGTCATTTGTCGATCATCCAGTGATAATCAGTTCAGCTGTCAATGAGACCATCCTTTTGCAAAGAAAAGCTGGTAAGATCACAGATGACACTAAGAATGGTAAAGGATCAAATCCATCTATTGCACGCGATAAGCCAGGGAAGTTCATTGATACTGGTACTCATTTGTCAAACCAACCTCGAG TTTCTCATTTAATGGAGTCCATTGAGAAAGGTTATGTCCTCATCAATTCTCATTTTGCATCGTTGGAGGATTTCTCTGATTACTTCGAGGCAACCACACAAGATAATGACCCCTCAAGCGGGGTATCTATCTGCCCTTCAAAGAGGGCTAACCTAGAGATTGAAGTTGGAAAACAAACAAAGGATTTGTCCACTTTGTCCGTCGACGAGTTAGACAAATTTAATAGCAAAGAACTTGACACATTTGTGGCATCTTGTGAATTTTCTACCATAATGCATCCGTCAAACAGGTTAGAGTTGTTGCATCGGTACGTGCAAGTCCTTGGAGAACTTTCGCAAGAAAAG AATAACACAGGATTATATCTAGAATCGCTTGCGGTTGAGTTGGTGGTTTTGGCTATATGGAAGAAAGCTCTAGACATTTGTAGCACTTGGTTATCCCCTATTTCTGAGGGTGAGTTGCTTCGAAGCAGTTCGGTTAATGAGTCCATAACTTCCTGTGCAGACGTGAGCTTATCACAGACTACAGaacagaaaataaattttagtgacTGTCCTTCGATCTCCTTGTGGGCCAAACATGGATTTATCGCGGCAGTCGATTGCGCTGAGAAACTATCATGCCGTATTCAAAGCATGGATG GGGCAGTTGAGATGCCAGATGCAATGGAAATTATATTCAAACAAGCACTCTTAGTTGGGACAAATGGTGCT ATGAGTATATGA
- the LOC101504431 gene encoding probably inactive receptor-like protein kinase At2g46850: MFHVVVFLMTCFVSITFSLLLFLPFTCSLQQVQTKLTNPPMLPNSCNETCGKLHVPFPFHVNTSCVSLSTSIFHLTCTNSSTLLIKIGSSNYPILEFFSDGLLVDFPSSSSCRQYNDLNSFGDKSFDGKNYFGVSVDNVVGLYDCEDSSLCKADCETVNLPGCDGSVGGSLGCCYPLSDHSIWHVGESFSVFSMFGCRGFSSWVVLKGSYSGKRGVKLEWGVPRNISKEICAKNGDMVNATAVKGGVRCVCQDGYVGDGFANGTGCLLSCVKNGKEAYGSDCYIKRHDQRKMVIIAGILCPILIVASLASLFYLLKRKEKPGMFDTEQAYYHNISFRKPCRTRLFSQTELEQATNNFEDSKKLMQSNNGTMYAGVLGDGSHVAIQKIKCENEKDIIQVMSQIQILCTIVHRNVASILGCCIECGYNPLVVYEYPANGTLEEHLQKIGLDWYKRLSIAAETASTIALLHYDKSPPIFHHNLRSSCIFLDDDFSVKIAGFGIVNSSDVDYDYTNRERLSFCRNDVYDMGVLLLEIIYGSNKLDSPTLALKKIRDGKIEEIVDPVLDYHEMANCCQEQIQIVADLATRCLLFGGDGKVGMIDVARELVHLSKESDVKGFSLEETFSNSSLLQMISMSPDSMNVP, encoded by the exons ATGTTTCATGTTGTTGTTTTCCTCATGacttgttttgtttccatcactTTTTCACTTCTTTTGTTCTTACCTTTCACTTGTTCCCTCCAACAAGTGCAAACAAAACTAACAAACCCTCCTATGCTTCCAAATTCTTGCAATGAAACATGTGGAAAACTCCATGTTCCTTTTCCATTTCATGTCAATACTTCATGTGTATCATTATCAACTTCAATATTCCACCTCACTTGCACAAATTCTTCCACCCTTTTGATCAAAATTGGTTCTTCAAACTATCCCATTTTGGAATTCTTCTCAGATGGTTTATTAGTAGACTTTCCAAGCTCATCGTCGTGTCGACAATACAACGATTTGAACTCATTTGGTGACAAGAGTTTTGATGGAAAGAACTACTTTGGTGTCTCAGTTGACAATGTTGTTGGTCTCTATGATTGTGAAGATTCTTCACTTTGTAAAGCAGATTGTGAAACAGTTAACCTTCCTGGTTGTGATGGAAGTGTTGGTGGTTCACTTGGATGTTGTTATCCACTTTCTGATCATAGTATATGGCATGTTGGTGAAAGTTTTTCTGTTTTTTCTATGTTTGGATGCAGGGGATTTTCTAGTTGGGTTGTTTTGAAAGGGTCTTATTCAGGAAAACGTGGTGTGAAATTGGAATGGGGTGTTCCTAGGAACATTTCTAAGGAGATTTGTGCAAAGAATGGAGATATGGTGAATGCTACAGCAGTTAAAGGTGGTGTAAGGTGTGTTTGTCAAGATGGATATGTTGGTGATGGATTTGCTAATGGGACAGGATGCTTATTGT CATGTGTCAAAAATGGAAAGGAAGCATATGGAAGTGACTGCTACATCAAAAGACATGATCAAAGAAAAATGGTTATCATTGCTG GAATCCTTTGTCCTATTCTTATTGTTGCATCATTGGCATCACTATTCTATCttctaaaaagaaaagaaaagccaGGAATGTTTGATACTGAACAAGCTTATTACCACAACATTTCGTTCCGAAAACCGTGTCGAACTCGACTATTCAGCCAAACTGAGCTAGAACAAGCGACAAACAATTTTGAAGACAGCAAAAAACTCATGCAATCTAACAATGGAACAATGTATGCTGGAGTCCTAGGTGATGGATCACATGTAGCCATACAGAAAATAAAATGTGAGAATGAAAAAGACATCATTCAAGTAATGTCACAAATTCAAATTCTATGTACTATTGTACATAGAAATGTTGCATCAATTCTTGGATGTTGCATTGAATGTGGATACAATCCTCTAGTTGTTTATGAATATCCTGCAAATGGaacattggaagaacatttacaAAAAATTGGTTTAGATTGGTATAAGAGATTAAGTATTGCAGCAGAAACAGCTAGTACTATTGCATTGTTACATTATGATAAATCACCTCCTATATTTCATCATAACCTAAGGTCTAGTTGCATATTCCTAGATGATGATTTTTCTGTCAAGATTGCAGGATTTGGAATAGTTAATTCTTCTGATGTTGATTACGATTACACGAACCGCGAACGGTTGAGTTTCTGCagaaatgatgtgtatgatatgGGAGTTTTGCTACTTGAGATTATATATGGTTCAAATAAATTGGACTCACCTACATTGGCATTGAAGAAAATAAGAGATGGTAAGATTGAAGAAATTGTTGATCCTGTTCTTGATTATCATGAAATGGCTAATTGTTGTCAAGAGCAGATACAGATTGTTGCTGATCTTGCAACAAGGTGTTTGCTGTTTGGTGGTGATGGAAAAGTTGGAATGATTGATGTTGCTAGGGAGTTGGTACATTTGAGCAAAGAGAGTGATGTCAAAGGATTTTCATTGGAAGAAACATTCTCAAATTCTAGCCTTCTTCAAATGATTTCAATGTCTCCTGATTCTATGAATGTTCCTTGA